ACCGTCAGTTCATATCGAACATGCTCAGCGGCGCTGCGGAAGCCGACGCTGCGATACTGATGATCGATGCGATCGAAGGCGTCAGCGAACAAACGCGCCGGCACGCATACCTGTTGCGGCTGCTCGGCATCGAGCAGGTCGTCGTGGCGGTCAACAAGATGGATGCGGTCGATTGGTCGGAGGAGCGCTTCCAAGCAGTGGCCCGGGAATGCGGCGCATACCTTGCCGAGCTGCAGATCACCGCATCAGCGATCATTCCAATTTCCGCGTATCAAGGCGTGAATCTCGTTGCGCGCTCTGCCCACCTCAGCTGGTACACCGGGCCGACGCTGCTCGAAGCGTTTGGACGGTTCGTTGCGCGCTCGCCGGCACATGACGGTCCGCTGCGCCTGCTTGTTCAAGACGTCTATCGCCGCGGAACGCGTCGTATCGTCGTTGGACGCATTGATTCCGGTTCATTTGCAGTCGGCGATACGGTCCTCGTCTCGCCGGCCGGAATCACGGCAACGGTCGAGAGCTTTGAGACTTGGCCCTCGGAATCGAAGTCGAGCGCGCGCGCCGGCGAATCGGTGGGATTTTGCGTCGACCGGCCGCTCTACATCGAGCGCGGCGACGTCATCAGCCATGAAAGCGATAGTCCGCATCGGGCCGGCGCATTCGACGCAACGTTGTTTTGGCTTGACGAGAGCGGTCCGGACTCCGATGAAAGTTTTCGAATCCAGCTTGGGCCGACCGAAAGTCGCGTTTGGGTCGAGGCGATCGAACGTGTCGTCGACACGGAGAACCTTGCGCAGTCGACGACCGGCACGGTTTCGCAATACTCGGTCCTCGATGCGCGTTTGCGCACCAACGCGCCCGTCCCACTGGATATCGGCGGCCGCGTCGTGCTCTTGCGCGGCTCGCATGTCGTGGCGGGCGGTCTGGTCTCGCGCGTCGCGAGCGCGACCCGGGCGACGAACCTCTATCC
This genomic stretch from Candidatus Baltobacteraceae bacterium harbors:
- the cysC gene encoding adenylyl-sulfate kinase, which translates into the protein MSERSPAIVVVGHVDHGKSTLIGRMLHETGSLPEGKLAELEASSKRRGVPMEWSFVLDALQMERDQAVTVDTTRVWMRAGDRRYAIIDAPGHRQFISNMLSGAAEADAAILMIDAIEGVSEQTRRHAYLLRLLGIEQVVVAVNKMDAVDWSEERFQAVARECGAYLAELQITASAIIPISAYQGVNLVARSAHLSWYTGPTLLEAFGRFVARSPAHDGPLRLLVQDVYRRGTRRIVVGRIDSGSFAVGDTVLVSPAGITATVESFETWPSESKSSARAGESVGFCVDRPLYIERGDVISHESDSPHRAGAFDATLFWLDESGPDSDESFRIQLGPTESRVWVEAIERVVDTENLAQSTTGTVSQYSVLDARLRTNAPVPLDIGGRVVLLRGSHVVAGGLVSRVASATRATNLYPQQHLVSRHERAVRNGHTGAVIWLTGLSASGKSTLAMAVERRLFARGCFVYVLDGDNVRAGINRDLGFSAEDRAENIRRVGEVAALFADAGAIVVTAFISPFRKDRDAARASAGSAFHEIYVSADLATCEARDPKGLYRRARSGEVKEFTGVTAPYEPPESAELVIDTSKHSIDDCVEQLYAYAYTATRLSLQKTS